In a single window of the Methanofollis ethanolicus genome:
- a CDS encoding TIGR00269 family protein, with amino-acid sequence MAGETGRCSSPGCTEPPIMVLRGTGERLCARHFTASVEGRVRQTVEERKMVQDGDVVVVGLSGGKDSTVLLHILSRILRDRPVRVVAVTVDEGIAGYREETVQTARAITAACGVEHVIVSFEDYCGSTLDELVRERPEHPCTICGVLRRRLLQNAARDLGATRLATGHCLDDEVQSALMNILNGDVRRIVRTGVPDAGAFVPRVKPLRDIPEKEVTLYGIVQGIYTPLPECPYAGEALRSDVRHLLSTLEYRHPGTMERTMAGYDRLRERVGGCVEGGEVSYCPECGEPSTGGLCRACELLGSLADR; translated from the coding sequence ATGGCGGGTGAGACCGGCCGCTGCTCCTCTCCGGGCTGCACCGAACCCCCTATCATGGTGCTCCGCGGGACCGGGGAGCGCCTCTGCGCCCGCCACTTCACCGCCTCGGTCGAGGGCCGGGTGCGGCAGACCGTCGAAGAGCGGAAGATGGTGCAGGACGGCGACGTCGTCGTCGTCGGCCTCTCCGGCGGCAAAGACAGCACCGTCCTCCTCCACATCCTCAGCCGTATCCTCCGCGACCGACCCGTCAGGGTCGTCGCCGTCACCGTGGACGAGGGGATCGCGGGCTACCGGGAGGAGACGGTTCAGACAGCCCGCGCCATCACCGCCGCCTGCGGCGTCGAGCACGTCATCGTCTCCTTCGAGGACTATTGCGGCAGCACCCTGGACGAACTCGTGCGCGAACGCCCCGAGCACCCCTGCACCATCTGCGGCGTGCTGCGGCGGCGCCTCCTCCAGAATGCGGCCCGCGACCTCGGGGCGACGCGCCTTGCGACAGGCCACTGTCTCGACGACGAGGTGCAGTCGGCCCTGATGAACATCCTGAACGGCGACGTCAGGCGGATCGTGCGGACCGGCGTCCCCGACGCGGGCGCGTTCGTCCCGCGGGTCAAACCCCTCCGGGACATCCCGGAAAAAGAAGTGACATTGTACGGGATCGTGCAGGGGATCTACACACCCCTTCCCGAGTGCCCGTACGCCGGGGAGGCCCTGCGGTCAGACGTGCGCCACCTCCTCTCCACCCTCGAATACCGCCACCCCGGCACGATGGAGAGGACGATGGCGGGATACGACCGCCTGCGGGAGAGGGTCGGCGGGTGCGTGGAGGGAGGTGAGGTATCGTACTGCCCCGAGTGCGGCGAACCGAGCACCGGCGGCCTCTGCCGCGCCTGCGAACTCCTGGGGTCACTCGCGGACCGATGA
- the nifU gene encoding Fe-S cluster assembly scaffold protein NifU — protein sequence MYNETVMDHFMNPRNVGEMKDPDGVGEVGNPTCGDIMKIFLRIRDDRIEDVTFMTFGCGAAIASSSMATELIKGKTLDEAWEITNKAVAAALEGLPPQKLHCSVLAEEGIHAAINDYRRKHGLEPRPETGHAAHEEAGGDAE from the coding sequence ATGTACAACGAGACAGTGATGGACCATTTCATGAACCCGAGGAACGTTGGCGAGATGAAAGACCCCGACGGCGTCGGCGAGGTCGGCAACCCGACCTGCGGCGACATCATGAAGATCTTCCTGCGTATCCGGGACGACCGCATCGAGGACGTGACGTTCATGACCTTCGGCTGCGGCGCCGCGATCGCCTCGTCGAGCATGGCGACCGAACTGATCAAAGGAAAGACCCTGGACGAGGCGTGGGAGATCACGAACAAAGCGGTGGCTGCGGCCCTGGAGGGCCTCCCGCCGCAGAAACTCCACTGCTCCGTCCTCGCCGAGGAGGGCATCCACGCGGCGATCAACGACTACCGGAGGAAACATGGCCTCGAACCCCGCCCCGAGACCGGTCACGCCGCCCACGAGGAGGCCGGCGGCGATGCTGAGTGA
- a CDS encoding HesA/MoeB/ThiF family protein: MLSEHERERYRRQTMLFGEEGQEKLKRATVFVAGAGGLGCPVALYLAAAGIGHIRIADCDTVETTNLNRQVLHWDRDVGRAKVASAGEKLAAVNPEIEVETARVVIDASNVADLAGDADVIVDAMDNFETRYLLNEVALARGIPLVHGAISGFFGQATTIIPEQTPCLRCIFPTAPPKETFPVVGTTAGVIGLVEANEVIKYLTGAGDLLAGRLLLWDGTNSTMETIAMERQPKCPACGHLHEKVCP; this comes from the coding sequence ATGCTGAGTGAGCACGAACGCGAACGCTACCGTCGGCAGACGATGCTCTTCGGCGAGGAAGGGCAGGAGAAACTCAAAAGAGCGACGGTCTTCGTCGCGGGTGCGGGCGGCCTCGGGTGTCCGGTCGCCCTGTACCTCGCCGCCGCGGGCATCGGGCATATCAGGATCGCCGACTGCGACACCGTGGAGACGACCAACCTGAACAGGCAGGTCCTCCACTGGGACAGAGATGTCGGGCGGGCGAAGGTCGCCTCGGCCGGGGAGAAACTCGCGGCCGTCAACCCGGAGATCGAGGTGGAGACGGCGCGGGTCGTCATCGACGCCTCCAACGTCGCCGACCTCGCCGGCGACGCCGACGTGATCGTGGACGCGATGGACAACTTCGAGACCCGCTACCTCCTCAACGAGGTCGCCCTGGCGAGGGGCATCCCCCTTGTCCACGGTGCGATCTCCGGGTTTTTCGGGCAGGCGACGACGATCATCCCGGAACAGACCCCGTGCCTCCGCTGCATCTTCCCGACGGCGCCGCCGAAGGAGACCTTCCCGGTGGTCGGCACGACTGCCGGCGTGATCGGGCTCGTGGAGGCGAACGAGGTGATAAAATACCTGACAGGTGCCGGCGACCTCCTTGCCGGCCGTCTCCTCCTCTGGGACGGGACGAACTCCACGATGGAGACGATCGCCATGGAAAGACAGCCGAAGTGCCCGGCCTGCGGCCACCTGCACGAGAAGGTGTGTCCATGA
- the nifS gene encoding cysteine desulfurase NifS produces MTPQQGQGSIDMKKLVYMDHAATTPVKPDVLEAMLPYFSEKFGNPSSIYALAHDSKEAVEHARAQVAAAIGASPDEIFFTAGGSESDNWAIKGTAFANRKKGDHIITTAIEHHAVLHTCEYLEKQGFTVTYLPVDNYGMVDPADVEAAITDRTILVTVMAANNEIGTVQPIREIGRIARAHGVLFHTDAVQAVGAVPIDVKADTIDMLSLSGHKFYGPKGIGALYVRKGTRLDSLVHGGGQERRRRAGTENLPGIVGLGKAIEMATADIPGHTAYIAAMRDRLLKGILAAIPDTILNGHPTMRLPNNLNVSFRYIEGESVLLMLDAHGICASTGSACSSASLEPSHVLLAIGLPHETAHGSLRLTLGDLTTDEDVDHVLEVLPTIVERLRSMSPLYAVRNGGI; encoded by the coding sequence ATGACGCCGCAGCAGGGCCAGGGGTCAATTGATATGAAGAAACTGGTGTACATGGACCACGCGGCGACCACGCCCGTGAAACCCGACGTCCTTGAGGCGATGCTCCCGTACTTCTCCGAAAAGTTCGGCAACCCCTCCTCGATCTACGCGCTCGCCCACGACTCGAAGGAGGCGGTGGAGCATGCACGAGCACAGGTTGCGGCGGCGATCGGCGCATCTCCCGACGAGATCTTCTTCACCGCCGGGGGATCGGAGTCCGACAACTGGGCGATCAAGGGGACCGCCTTTGCGAACCGGAAGAAGGGCGACCACATCATCACCACGGCGATCGAGCACCACGCCGTCCTCCACACCTGCGAGTACCTCGAAAAGCAGGGCTTCACCGTCACCTACCTCCCGGTGGACAACTACGGCATGGTCGACCCTGCGGACGTCGAAGCGGCGATCACCGACAGGACCATCCTCGTCACGGTGATGGCCGCGAACAACGAGATCGGCACCGTCCAGCCGATCCGGGAGATCGGCAGGATCGCCCGCGCCCACGGCGTCCTCTTCCACACCGACGCCGTGCAGGCGGTCGGCGCCGTCCCGATCGACGTGAAGGCCGACACTATCGACATGCTCTCCCTCTCCGGCCACAAGTTCTACGGCCCGAAGGGGATCGGCGCCCTGTACGTCAGGAAGGGCACGCGGCTCGACAGCCTCGTCCACGGCGGCGGGCAGGAACGCCGGCGGCGTGCCGGGACCGAGAACCTCCCCGGCATCGTCGGCCTGGGGAAGGCGATCGAGATGGCGACCGCGGACATTCCGGGCCACACCGCATATATCGCGGCGATGCGGGACAGACTCCTCAAGGGCATCCTGGCCGCCATCCCGGACACCATCCTGAACGGCCACCCGACGATGCGCCTCCCGAACAACCTCAATGTCAGTTTCCGCTACATCGAGGGCGAGTCCGTCCTCCTCATGCTCGACGCCCACGGCATCTGCGCATCGACAGGGAGCGCGTGCAGTTCGGCGTCCCTCGAACCCTCGCACGTCCTCCTTGCGATCGGTCTCCCGCACGAGACGGCTCACGGGTCGCTCCGCCTCACCCTGGGCGACCTGACCACCGACGAGGACGTCGACCATGTCCTGGAGGTGCTCCCGACGATCGTCGAGAGACTGCGGAGCATGTCGCCCCTGTATGCGGTGCGGAACGGAGGTATATGA
- a CDS encoding MoaD/ThiS family protein — protein MMKVHLSPDRTEEIAVTAATVEAVLLMLGVNPVEVIVSRNGALVPEDTVVGGDDELRVIRFVHGG, from the coding sequence ATGATGAAAGTCCACCTCTCCCCGGACAGGACCGAGGAGATCGCGGTGACGGCGGCGACCGTCGAGGCCGTCCTCCTCATGCTCGGCGTCAATCCTGTCGAGGTGATCGTCTCCCGGAACGGCGCCCTCGTACCCGAGGACACCGTGGTCGGCGGCGACGACGAACTCAGGGTGATCAGGTTTGTCCATGGCGGGTGA
- a CDS encoding transcriptional regulator, with product MKVPCQLIVWDVLPAIRAAIAGELIAAGVSQLEAARLLDMAPSAVSQYLSGKRGYRIVFEDEVKESVRSLAVDLKDGKVEDLGKRICGICMQLREGDSQCGMDGSSVRE from the coding sequence ATGAAAGTACCGTGCCAGTTAATCGTTTGGGACGTGCTGCCGGCGATACGGGCGGCGATTGCCGGGGAGTTGATCGCGGCCGGCGTCTCGCAACTCGAGGCCGCCCGCCTCCTCGACATGGCGCCGTCCGCGGTCTCGCAGTACCTCTCCGGAAAGCGTGGCTACCGGATCGTCTTCGAGGACGAGGTGAAGGAGTCGGTCCGGTCCCTCGCCGTCGACCTGAAGGACGGAAAGGTCGAGGACCTGGGGAAACGGATCTGCGGCATCTGCATGCAACTGCGCGAAGGGGACAGCCAGTGCGGGATGGACGGGTCATCGGTCCGCGAGTGA